The window AAAAAGTCTCTCGTATACTTACTTCGGCCAAGATAGAGCGAACTATAAATATCACGCTAAAAGCGCTGAAGGATGACTTCGGGATCTCCCGTCCCCGAGTGGGGGTATGCGCGCTTAATCCACACGCCTCGGACGGCGGTATTTTCGGAAACGAAGAAAAAAAGATAATCTCTCCGGCGGTGAATAAATTCCGAAGACAGGGAGTGAGCGGGCCGTATCCGGCCGATGCGCTTTTTTATGATGCCTACCATGGCAGGTTTGACTGCGTAATATGCCTTTATCATGACCAGGGCCTTATTCCATTAAAGATGATAGCGAGGGACAGCGGGGTAAATATCACTTTGGGGCTGGGTTTTGTAAGGACTTCGCCCGACCATGGTACGGCGTTTGATATCGCAGGAAAAGGCAAAGCGGATCCGCGTTCCATGGAAATGGCTATCAAAATGGCAGTAGATATGGCCGTTAATAGAAAAAGATATGCTTTCAAAAAGCGAAATTAAGTCCTTAGAGAAAAAATTCGGATTCAGGCCCCAGAAGAGACTGGGGCAGAATTTTTTAATAGATACGAACATACAGAAAAAGATCCTTGAGGCAGCTAATCTAAAAAAAAATGACACGGTATTAGAGGTAGGCCCGGGCCTCGGCGAGCTGACGTTTGATATGTCGAGATCGGTAAAAGAAGTTGTCGCTGTTGAGTTTGATAAGAAATTATTTTCTATTCTTGACGCGCTCGCGGGAGATTTTAAAAACATATCTATAGTGCATGAAGACTTTCTGAAGTATGATATCGCCGGGCTCTCGCCGCCGGGCGGGAAAATAAAAATCATATCGAATCTTCCATATTGTGTCAGTACGCCCATTATATTGAAACTGCTCCGGAATAAAGCCTGCATAGAATCGGCGCTCTTGACTCTTCAGCGGGAAGTAGCCGAGAGACTTACAGCAGAACCTAAAACCAAAGCATACGGCTCGCTGACTCTCTTTACGGCGTTTCAGGCAGAAGTAAAAAGGCTCTTCAATATAAAAAAGAATTCTTTTTATCCCGTGCCGCAGGTAGACTCTGCAGTCATACTGCTGAAACCGCGCAGGGAAGCGCCGGTCCAGGTCGATGACGAGGATCTCTTATTAGCTTTAATAAAGACAGCATTTTCGTCGCGCCGGAAGACGCTTGCGAATTCGCTCTTCGCGGCCGGTTTCAAAGATCTCCCCAAAACTACCATCCAGAATATCCTCCACAAAGCGGGCATATCTGAAAATGCGCGAGCGGAAGAGCTATCGCTCTCCGATTTCGCCCGCATCGCAAATCTTTTCTGAAATAATATTGGTACTCTCCTCGCTCCAGGCGAAATTCTTAACGCTTCTCACTTCGTCAAAAAGTGCCCTCGCTTTGCTCGGG of the Candidatus Omnitrophota bacterium genome contains:
- the rsmA gene encoding ribosomal RNA small subunit methyltransferase A, whose translation is MLSKSEIKSLEKKFGFRPQKRLGQNFLIDTNIQKKILEAANLKKNDTVLEVGPGLGELTFDMSRSVKEVVAVEFDKKLFSILDALAGDFKNISIVHEDFLKYDIAGLSPPGGKIKIISNLPYCVSTPIILKLLRNKACIESALLTLQREVAERLTAEPKTKAYGSLTLFTAFQAEVKRLFNIKKNSFYPVPQVDSAVILLKPRREAPVQVDDEDLLLALIKTAFSSRRKTLANSLFAAGFKDLPKTTIQNILHKAGISENARAEELSLSDFARIANLF